The DNA window AACGGATCGCCGCCGCGCAGGCGGCAATCTTCAATGCGCGCCTTCAGCAACGGATCGTCCGGTGACGTAAACGGCAGTTTATCGATGATGACGCAGGACAGCGCATCGCCGCGCACGTCCACCCCTTCCCAGAAGCTGCTGGTCGCCACCAGCAGCGCGTTACCGGCGGCGACGAACTGCGCGAGCAGCTGCCCTTTGCTGGTTTCCCCTTGCAATAGCACCGGCAGCGTCATCGTGGCGCGGAACTCTTCCGCCAACTCTCGCATCATCTGGTGTGAGGTGCATAAGAAGAAGCAGCGGCCGTTGTTGGCTTCGATTAATGGCCGCAGCATGCGCGCCAGCTGGCGCGCCCCGCCGCGCTGGTTCGGCGAAGGCAAAAAGCGCGGCACACACAGCAACGCCTGTTTGGCATAGTCGAACGGGCTCGGCAACAGCAGCGTTTTGGCCTTGGTCAGCCCCAGCCGTTCGGTGAAGTGGCCCAACTGATCGTTGACCGACAGCGTGGCCGAGGTAAAGATCCAACTGCCCGGCTTGTCGTCCAGCATTTCGCGGAACCGATCGGCCACCGTCAGCGGCGTCAGCGCCAGCACGAAGTGACGCGAGTTGCATTCATACCAATAGCTGTAGCCCGGCTCCGTCACCGCCTTCAGCCGTTTGAGCCGCGCGCGGTACAGCGTGGCGCGCTCAAAGGCGGCATCCAACAGCGCCGAACGCCCCAGCGACAGCTTCATCACGTCATAACACAGCTCCAGCGCATCATCGAGCAGCAACAGAGCGCGCTGCACGTTGGGTTCGCCGAGCACGTCACGCAGATTGCCGCGAAAACCCGGTTCCCCCAGGTTCAGGCGAAAATCTTGCGTACTCAGGCTGAGACGGTCGGCGCTTTTTTGCAGTTGAGCGGAGTCGCGCACCTCGGTGCGGTAGGCGATGGTGATGTCCTTCGCCAGATCCAACAGTTGGCGGCTGGTGAGCTGCTGGCCGAAATACTGGCTGGCGATGTCGGGGATTTGGTGCGCCTCGTCGAAAATCATCACCTCGGCTTCCGGGATCAACTCAGCGAAACCACCCTCTTTCACCACCATATCTGCCAGGAACAGGTGATGGTTCACCACCACCACATCCGCATCCATCGCACGGCGGCGCGCCTTGACCACGAAGCAATCCTGATACAGCGGGCAGTCGCTGCCCAGGCAGTTGTCATTGGTGCTGGTCACCAATGGCCAGACGAAGCTGTCTTCCGCCACTTCGCTGCAGGTGCTGATATCGCCCTCTTTGGTCTGCGACGACCACTTGCGCAGCTGCACCAGATCGATCAGCGTCTGCCCCGCCAGCTCCCCGCCGGCCATCGACTGCTGCTCCAGCCGCTCGAGACACAAATAGTTGGAGCGCCCCTTCAGCAGCGCCAGCTTGCCTTTGTACTTCAACGCCTTGGCGACGGTGGGCAGATCGCGCGCATACAGCTGATCTTGCAGCGCTTTCGAACCGGTAGAGATGATCACTTTGCGATCGGCGCGCAGCGCCGGCGCCAGATAAGCGAAGGTTTTGCCGGTGCCGGTACCGGCTTCCACCACCAGCTCCTGCTTGAAATTGATCGCCTCGGTGACGGCTTGCGCCATCTGCCGTTGCGGCTCACGCGGTTTGAATCCCTTGATAGCCTGCGCCAAGGCGCCGTCTGTTGCAAAATCGTCTGTCACGCTGTCTCTCTGCCGGTGTCATTCAGCGGTGATTATGCCAAGCCTGCCGCCCGGCTACCACCCACTTTATCGCCGCGCTTTTTCATCGTCGGCTGTGCTACCCTTAGCGCGACTATGATATGGAGATAAGCAAATGAATATCGAAAGAATTGATCCCGATCAGCGCTGGTCCGAAGCCGTAGTGCACAACGAGACCGTTTACTACACCAGCGTGCCGGAAAACCTGGATGACGACGCGACCGCGCAGACCGCCAACGCCCTCGCCGCCATCGACGTCCTGCTGGCGCGTGTCGGTTCGGATAAAAGCCGTATTCTGGATGCCACCATTTTCCTGGCCAACAGCGCCGACTTCGCCGCGATGAACGCCGCCTGGGACGCCTGGGTGGTCGCCGGCAGCGCGCCGGTGCGCTGCACCGTGCAGGCGCAGTTGATGAATCCGAAGTACAAGGTGGAAATCAAAATCATCGCCGCGCTGTAAGCCTGAGCGCAGACGAAAAAAAACCGCAGACGGCGACGCCTGCGGTTTTTTATTGCCCGCTATCAGGACAGTTTGAGGATCACCATCCCCGTCAGCAGCAGCGCCAGGCCAATCCAGCCTTTGGCGTTCAGCCGCTGGCCGAACATGATCCAGCCTGCGGCGATGGTGGCGGCGATACCGAAACCGCCCCACAGTGCATAAGCGATCGACAGATCGATGCCCTTCACCGCCTGTGCCAGGGCGCTGAACGCGCCGAGCACCGACAGCAGCGACAACAGCCCCAGCCAAACTTTACGGAAGCCGTCCGACATCTTCAGGAAGATGTTGGCGATAATTTCCAGCACGATCGCCAGTCCCAGGAACCCAATGTGGTACAACTCAAACTGTTGCATGGTTGTCACCTCGCGGGCTGACCTGTTTTCGCTCTTTGCGGGTGCCGGATTTCACCAGCATGATGCCGGCGATCAGCGTCGCCAGGCCCAGCACCTTCAGCGCCGAGATCGGCTCGTCGAACCACAGCACGCTGAACAGGGTAATGAACAGAATGCCGATGCCTTCCCACAGCGCATAAGCTACGCCCAGCGCCACGCGTTTTACCGCCACCGACAGCAACACATAAGACGCGGTGATCATCACGTACATCACGATGTGCCCGATCATGCCGCCATTGACGCTGGCGTATTTCATCGACAAGGTGCCGATGATTTCGGTCATGATGGCCAAGCCTAAAAAGATCCAATAAATCATAATTTTTCTCCCAAACGGCGAATAACGCGCGCCAAGGCATATTTATCCCGATTTATCTCGTCGAACGGCCGCAGTGCGGCGCGCAAGACGCAGAGATCCCTGGGGATAAACTGACCCAAACGCAAAAAGAATGTTTGCCCGGCTGAACGGTAGCGTGAAGGCCTAAGCCCGCCACCCGCACCGGTTAAGGGAGAAAGACGCTATAGCTCGCTGCACCAGTGATGCTCACTGGCAAGGATCGCAGACAGGAAGAGTTGGCACGTAGAGGTTCTGAGGGTAGTTCCGTTAATAGTCATCATAATAGTTCTCTATTATCAGCCGCACACCGTGCGATTTGCCCAATATCCTCATAAAAGTAAAATTTTTGACTGAGATATTTTTACCACAGCCAAAATAAGAAAGCAAACTGCCGTTTTCATAAAAAGCGGAAAAAAATGGGTTAAAAATAAGAAAGTTAATCACGATAAAAATCAAAAAAGGCTCAACGAAGCGTTGAGCCTTGCGATATTCGCGGGTGCGCAAATAAGCGCCAACATCAGGCGCGGCGCGGGTTACAACGCGGCGCCGCTGACGGCGCTGCGCGCCAGTTCAGTGATGCGCGCATAGTCGCCGCTTTCGAGCGCATCCGCCGGCACCAGCCAGGAACCGCCGATACAAAGCACGCTTTTCAGCGCCAGATAGTCGCGGTAGTTGTTCGGCGTAATGCCGCCGGTCGGGCAAAAACGCACCTGCGGGAACGGGCCGCCGATCGCTTGCAGTGCCTTCACGCCGCCGTTGGCTTCCGCCGGGAAGAATTTGAATTCGCGCAGGCCGTGATCCATACCCTGCATCAGCTCCGAAACGGTGCTGATGCCCGGGATCAGCGGGATTGGCCCCGCCGTCGCCGCCTGCAGCAAGGCTTCGGTCAGCCCCGGGCTGATGGCGAACTGCGCCCCCGCCTCGGTCACCTCCCGCAGCTGCTGCGGATTGATCACCGTACCGGCGCCGATAATGGCCTCCGGCACCTCTTTGGCGATAGCGCGGATAGCCTCCAGCCCGCAGGCGGTGCGCAGCGTCACCTCCAATACCCGCACGCCGCCGGCAACCAGCGCTTTCGCCAGCGGCACCGCCTGCTCCAGCTTGTTGATCACGATAACAGGCACCACCGGTCCCGCCGTCAGGATCTGCTTGGCGCTGGTTTTCCAGTTTTTCATCGTTATTTCTCCATTACTCGCGGTTAACAATGGCACGCCCCTGCCACAGGGCTCCGCGCAAATGCGCGGACGTCCGGCCGTACCGTAAGTGATGTGGCCCACGCGCAGATCGCAGGCAAAAAAAAGCCGGCAGACAGGCTGCCGGCATTGCGCATTACTCGAACTCGTTCCAGGAACGGCCGTCGCGGGTGATCATCGCCACCGAGGCCACCGGCCCCCAGGTGCCCGCCTGATAAGGCTTCGGTGCCTCGTTGTCGGCTTTCCATGCGTCCATGATGGAGTCGACCCACTTCCAGGCTTCTTCCACTTCATCGCGGCGCACGAACAGCGCCTGAATGCCGCGCATGGTCTCCAGCAGCAGGCGCTCGTAGGCGTCCGCCACGTGCTCCTGGTTGAAGGTTTCCGAGAAGCTCAGGTCCAGCTTGGTGGTCTGCAGACGGTGCTTGTGATCCAGCCCCGGCACCTTGTTCAGCACCTGAATTTCGATGCCTTCGTCCGGCTGCAGGCGGATGGTCAGCTTGTTCTGCGGCAGCTGCTGGTAAGAATCGCTGAACAGGTTAAGCGGCGGGTTTTTGAAGTACACCACCACTTCCGAGCATTTGGTCGGCAGGCGT is part of the Serratia marcescens genome and encodes:
- the mdtJ gene encoding multidrug/spermidine efflux SMR transporter subunit MdtJ; this translates as MIYWIFLGLAIMTEIIGTLSMKYASVNGGMIGHIVMYVMITASYVLLSVAVKRVALGVAYALWEGIGILFITLFSVLWFDEPISALKVLGLATLIAGIMLVKSGTRKERKQVSPRGDNHATV
- a CDS encoding ATP-dependent DNA helicase — translated: MTDDFATDGALAQAIKGFKPREPQRQMAQAVTEAINFKQELVVEAGTGTGKTFAYLAPALRADRKVIISTGSKALQDQLYARDLPTVAKALKYKGKLALLKGRSNYLCLERLEQQSMAGGELAGQTLIDLVQLRKWSSQTKEGDISTCSEVAEDSFVWPLVTSTNDNCLGSDCPLYQDCFVVKARRRAMDADVVVVNHHLFLADMVVKEGGFAELIPEAEVMIFDEAHQIPDIASQYFGQQLTSRQLLDLAKDITIAYRTEVRDSAQLQKSADRLSLSTQDFRLNLGEPGFRGNLRDVLGEPNVQRALLLLDDALELCYDVMKLSLGRSALLDAAFERATLYRARLKRLKAVTEPGYSYWYECNSRHFVLALTPLTVADRFREMLDDKPGSWIFTSATLSVNDQLGHFTERLGLTKAKTLLLPSPFDYAKQALLCVPRFLPSPNQRGGARQLARMLRPLIEANNGRCFFLCTSHQMMRELAEEFRATMTLPVLLQGETSKGQLLAQFVAAGNALLVATSSFWEGVDVRGDALSCVIIDKLPFTSPDDPLLKARIEDCRLRGGDPFNDVQLPDAVITLKQGVGRLIRDTDDRGVLVICDNRLVMRPYGEVFLNSLPPTPRTRDLKQAIAFLQAADTSAT
- a CDS encoding RidA family protein, yielding MNIERIDPDQRWSEAVVHNETVYYTSVPENLDDDATAQTANALAAIDVLLARVGSDKSRILDATIFLANSADFAAMNAAWDAWVVAGSAPVRCTVQAQLMNPKYKVEIKIIAAL
- a CDS encoding bifunctional 4-hydroxy-2-oxoglutarate aldolase/2-dehydro-3-deoxy-phosphogluconate aldolase, whose amino-acid sequence is MKNWKTSAKQILTAGPVVPVIVINKLEQAVPLAKALVAGGVRVLEVTLRTACGLEAIRAIAKEVPEAIIGAGTVINPQQLREVTEAGAQFAISPGLTEALLQAATAGPIPLIPGISTVSELMQGMDHGLREFKFFPAEANGGVKALQAIGGPFPQVRFCPTGGITPNNYRDYLALKSVLCIGGSWLVPADALESGDYARITELARSAVSGAAL
- the mdtI gene encoding multidrug/spermidine efflux SMR transporter subunit MdtI, which codes for MQQFELYHIGFLGLAIVLEIIANIFLKMSDGFRKVWLGLLSLLSVLGAFSALAQAVKGIDLSIAYALWGGFGIAATIAAGWIMFGQRLNAKGWIGLALLLTGMVILKLS